In Colletotrichum higginsianum IMI 349063 chromosome 3, whole genome shotgun sequence, a genomic segment contains:
- a CDS encoding Fungal specific transcription factor, giving the protein MSAATSCDDGQEDSALSPNVQLRAACNCRVRKIRCDRQHPCSHCASAQIDCIPVDKKPREKRTRILLSSEYEKKIDQLDRRMAEALSLIQGLKNDRQLSACPHAFLNPPPGAVMPVMSSSKSSPSSHTIQPGSDAGSSVLLGAGESSLAAHSTFASDFMQHVASASPLQCSGPEMRDTLDALSSVVATLREQTVANEMAYPHARPIQRPGPSGYGLPPMQKAVEMIRIAKNQRLAGSGFIYEFILTRNFSDICLQVYFSDSFSEMEFIIVNAGLHSLFGDYSRRVPVEERTVYRDHAGMCRANLETALSSLPMHLPITTETVTALIFGAWHAIELSKPYLAWALSAKASELCQTLSYHRIPDADNSDDAKYRKFLFWTNYFLDKCLSLRLGRASTIPDWDITTHRPSTTDTHKEAVMAYFVLWVESARCQGNIYELLYSPEAISQPNHVRQSRAQLLVNDIRMLDQAMQETNKRWIKVAKDNAGTDVMDFFATSDDTLRLSLLTLVYRAAPQTAGAPTTFSHSCAEAARAALQRHQDCLAIIDRSNEDFLPCYVHWTLLFTPFIPFIVIFCQVIQTQDKTDLDRLGAFVASIQPAATVSDAAGKLCRLFQVLHNVAARYVDRSGPYDDQTQATEEMDMYLRLLGVHHGEEGNISEHQRQGFAHDLDGNVAQAACGDGTSTGEVQTGPMVMNPMMRMGSGAQLEEWFYRNQALMQSFQTSPHPFPNED; this is encoded by the exons TGCCGCGTTCGCAAG ATCCGCTGTGATAGGCAACACCCTTGTTCCCACTGCGCCAGCGCCCAAATTGACTGTATACCTGTTGATAAGAAGCCCCGAGAGAAGCGCACCCGCATCCTTTTGTCTTCGGAATA CGAGAAAAAGATCGATCAGCTCGACCGTCGCATGGCAGAGGCTCTCAGTCTCATCCAGGGCCTGAAAAATGACCGACAACTCAGTGCATGCCCTCATGCATTCTTGAATCCTCCACCCGGGGCCGTTATGCCGGTAATGTCCTCATCCAAGTCGAGCCCGTCCAGCCATACCATCCAGCCTGGGTCAGATGCCGGGTCTTCCGTGCTACTGGGTGCGGGAGAGTCCTCGTTAGCCGCCCACTCGACGTTTGCCAGCGACTTTATGCAACACGTTGCAAGCGCCAGTCCCCTCCAATGCTCCGGGCCAGAGATGAGGGACACCCTCGATGCGCTCTCTAGCGTTGTAGCCACCCTGAGAGAGCAGACGGTTGCAAATGAGATGGCATACCCTCACGCTCGGCCGATCCAACGCCCCGGCCCGTCAGGGTACGGGCTGCCCCCCATGCAAAAAGCCGTCGAGATGATTCGCATCGCAAAAA ACCAGCGCTTGGCTGGATCAGGTTTCATCTACGAGTTCATCCTGACGCGCAACTTCTCGGACATCTGCCTCCAGGTTTACTTCTCCGATAGCTTTTCCGAGATGGAAttcatcatcgtcaacgcGGGCCTCCATTCTCTCTTTGGAGACTATAGCCGTCGCGTGCCCGTCGAAGAAAGAACAGTGTATCGAGACCATGCCGGCATGTGTCGTGCGAATCTTGAGACTGCACTTTCCAGTTTACCTATGCATCTTCCAATAACGACAGAAACCGTCACAGCCCTGATATTTGGT GCTTGGCATGCGATTGAGCTGTCGAAACCCTACCTCGCCTGGGCATTATCAGCCAAGGCATCAGAGCTCTGCCAGACGCTAAGCTATCACCGAATACCCGATGCAGACAACAGTGACGACGCCAAATACAGAAAGTTTTTGTTCTGGACGAACTACTTTCTTGACAAATGCCTGTCTcttcgcctcggccgagCTTCCACTATCCCAGACTGGGACATCACGACACACCGGCCCTCCACCACCGACACTCATAAGGAGGCGGTTATGGCCTACTTTGTACTCTGGGTCGAGTCTGCACGTTGCCAAGGGAACATATACGAGTTGCTCTACAGCCCGGAGGCTATCTCTCAGCCCAACCACGTCCGGCAATCTCGGGCTCAGCTCCTCGTGAACGACATACGAATGCTGGACCAGGCCATGCAAGAGACTAAT AAAAGATGGATCAAGGTCGCCAAAGACAATGCCGGCACGGACGTCATGGACTTCTTCGCCACCTCAGACGATACCCTCCGACTCTCACTCCTCACTCTAGTCTATCGTGCGGCTCCGCAGACAGCTGGTGCTCCCACAACTTTCAGCCACAGCTGCGCTGAAGCCGCAAGGGCCGCTTTACAAAGGCACCAGGACTGTCTGGCGATCATAGACAGGAGCAATGAGGATTTCCTCCCATGCTATGTCCATTG GACCCTCCTCTTCACCCCGTTCATCCCATTCATTGTAATATTCTGCCAAGTGATACAGACTCAAGACAAGACGGACCTAGACCGTCTGGGCGCCTTTGTGGCCTCTATTCAACCAGCTGCCACCGTTTCAGATGCTGCAGGCAAGCTGTGTCGTCTGTTTCAAGTCCTCCACAACGTCGCTGCGCGTTATGTCGATCGATCCGGGCCATATGATGACCAAACGCAGGCCACTGAAGAGATGGACATGTATCTCAGACTGTTGGGAGTGCACCATGGAGAGGAGGGCAACATCAGCGAGCATCAGAGGCAGGGATTCGCCCACGACCTCGATGGGAATGTCGCGCAAGCCGCGTGCGGTGACGGAACGAGCACTGGCGAGGTACAGACCGGGCCGATGGTTATGAACCCCATGATGCGCATGGGGAGCGGCGCGCAGTTGGAGGAATGGTTTTACAGAAATCAGGCTCTGATGCAGTCGTTCCAGACGTCCCCTCATCCTTTTCCCAACGAAGACTAG